In one Mucilaginibacter ginsenosidivorax genomic region, the following are encoded:
- a CDS encoding Pvc16 family protein: protein MIYQAVKLLAQQLNNNLKIEAGDDSIPDDFVQLRNVAHLTADEISRLNNVLITLVIASEDIPVKHFPDNTRNIGRGASRYLSLYVLISSCVYHSYDQSLLNLSHIINFFDNNGTFTWPVKPGTETVTGGFRLTVENYSPSFEETSNLWTTMGGRQFPHMVYRVRMAELPKQNPVERRGIIKQFEARERVS from the coding sequence ATGATTTACCAGGCAGTAAAACTTTTGGCCCAGCAACTAAACAATAACCTGAAAATAGAAGCCGGCGATGACAGCATCCCCGATGATTTTGTTCAGCTGCGCAATGTTGCCCATTTAACAGCCGACGAGATTAGCCGGTTAAATAATGTACTTATCACGCTGGTAATTGCCTCTGAAGATATTCCTGTAAAGCACTTTCCTGATAACACACGCAATATTGGCCGCGGGGCATCACGGTATTTGAGCCTTTACGTGCTGATATCGTCATGCGTTTACCATTCCTATGATCAGTCCTTATTAAATCTTTCTCACATCATAAACTTTTTTGATAACAACGGCACCTTTACCTGGCCTGTTAAGCCCGGCACGGAAACCGTTACTGGCGGGTTTAGGCTCACTGTAGAGAATTACTCGCCCAGCTTTGAAGAAACCAGCAACCTGTGGACTACTATGGGGGGCAGGCAATTTCCGCATATGGTATACCGCGTACGGATGGCAGAACTGCCAAAACAAAACCCGGTAGAAAGGCGCGGCATTATTAAGCAATTTGAGGCGAGGGAGCGGGTGAGCTAG
- a CDS encoding SDR family oxidoreductase — MDRPPPCRILYHQNLKTMDNQSLVNKRVILLGASSGLGLATAIAAASGGAKVVIVSGNRQRVNKALEQLPPGSEGYAVDLSIEENIKAFFEKVGRFDHLVYTAGENLNLNSINHTVINEAIGFFNLRFWSAFAAVKYGAPYINKGGSISLTSGTASQRPGAGWSVASAICGAMEGFVRAMAVELAPIRVNCVVPGVIKTNLWDSMTDEQRGGMYQYLENNLLLKRVGETEDVALGFIYLMKQQYGTGRSLVIDGGTVLV, encoded by the coding sequence GTGGATCGGCCGCCACCGTGCCGAATTTTGTACCATCAAAATTTAAAAACGATGGACAATCAATCATTAGTAAATAAAAGAGTAATATTATTGGGGGCCAGCAGCGGCCTGGGCCTTGCTACAGCAATAGCGGCGGCATCCGGGGGTGCTAAAGTGGTTATCGTATCCGGCAACCGGCAACGCGTTAATAAAGCATTGGAGCAACTTCCTCCGGGCAGCGAAGGTTATGCCGTAGATTTAAGTATAGAAGAAAACATTAAAGCCTTTTTTGAAAAAGTGGGCCGGTTTGATCACCTGGTATACACCGCCGGCGAAAACCTTAACCTCAACAGCATCAACCATACTGTTATTAATGAAGCCATAGGTTTTTTTAACCTCCGTTTCTGGAGCGCCTTTGCCGCTGTGAAATATGGCGCGCCTTACATCAACAAAGGGGGCTCCATATCACTTACCAGCGGCACAGCCAGCCAAAGGCCTGGCGCGGGCTGGTCGGTTGCATCGGCTATTTGTGGTGCCATGGAGGGTTTTGTAAGGGCCATGGCTGTGGAGCTGGCGCCTATTCGTGTAAATTGCGTGGTGCCGGGTGTTATTAAAACCAACCTTTGGGATTCCATGACCGACGAGCAACGCGGTGGCATGTATCAATACCTGGAAAATAATCTGCTGCTGAAAAGAGTAGGGGAGACAGAGGATGTAGCTTTGGGCTTTATATACCTGATGAAACAACAATACGGAACCGGCCGGAGCCTGGTAATTGACGGGGGCACGGTATTGGTGTAG
- the mmuM gene encoding homocysteine S-methyltransferase: MKNIFDNFIQSRGFVVLDGAMATELEARGANLNHSLWSAKLLNEDPELIKQVHYDYLVAGADVITTASYQASFEGFAKHGYTHDEAIALMQLSVQLAFEARDEFMKEFPHREKPIVAASVGPYGASLADGSEYRGNYGVSIQDLKTFHRRRMQVLIETNADVLACETIPCIDEAVALLELLTEFPGVQAWISFSCKDAVRLSSGEDFAEALKLLNQSTQVVAVGVNCTAPQYIEALVKIAAENTGKHILVYPNKGEVWDAANKCWLPASTGDTHFYNGAKSWYLAGAKIIGGCCKTTPEDIRQLQQLG, encoded by the coding sequence ATGAAAAACATCTTCGATAATTTTATTCAAAGCAGGGGTTTCGTTGTTCTTGATGGGGCAATGGCAACCGAGCTGGAGGCAAGAGGAGCTAATCTTAATCATAGCTTATGGTCGGCAAAATTGCTGAACGAGGACCCAGAGCTGATTAAGCAGGTGCATTACGATTATTTAGTTGCAGGCGCCGATGTAATAACAACAGCCAGTTACCAGGCCAGCTTTGAAGGTTTTGCAAAACACGGATACACACACGATGAAGCTATTGCCCTAATGCAACTGAGCGTACAGCTGGCTTTTGAGGCGCGTGATGAGTTTATGAAAGAGTTTCCCCACCGCGAAAAACCCATTGTAGCGGCCTCTGTTGGTCCTTATGGGGCTTCATTGGCCGATGGATCTGAGTACAGGGGCAATTATGGAGTCAGTATCCAGGATTTAAAAACATTCCACCGCCGCCGGATGCAGGTGTTAATTGAAACCAATGCGGATGTACTGGCCTGCGAAACTATTCCGTGTATAGATGAGGCTGTGGCATTGCTGGAATTACTGACAGAGTTTCCGGGAGTGCAGGCCTGGATAAGTTTTAGTTGTAAAGATGCAGTTCGTCTGAGCAGCGGCGAAGATTTTGCCGAAGCCCTAAAACTATTAAATCAATCGACACAGGTTGTGGCGGTTGGGGTTAACTGTACCGCCCCACAGTATATTGAAGCCCTTGTAAAAATAGCTGCCGAAAATACGGGTAAGCACATCCTGGTTTATCCTAACAAAGGCGAGGTTTGGGACGCGGCAAATAAATGCTGGCTACCGGCCAGCACCGGTGATACCCATTTTTATAATGGTGCAAAAAGCTGGTATTTGGCAGGCGCCAAAATTATTGGCGGCTGTTGTAAAACAACCCCCGAAGATATCAGGCAACTGCAGCAGTTGGGCTAA
- a CDS encoding DUF72 domain-containing protein, which translates to MFYYTWVHNDNLFYSGTSGLQVPIPKRDFSAEFQHLSRLGFYATLFNSIEINSSFYKLPIAKTVAKWAAEVPDNFRFTYKLWREITHNKNLAFKPDDVERFMQAINSVGNKKGCLLVQFPASIQVSNLHGFEQLISIIRLNDPGSEWAVAVEFRHRGWYHEDIYELLGQYNMGMVLHDMPASASPLIAVNDHVVYLRFHGPDGGYRGSYADDFLYEYAQYIKEWKAEGKTIYAYFNNTMGDALSNLQLLNKYVSGR; encoded by the coding sequence TTGTTTTATTATACTTGGGTGCACAACGATAATTTATTTTACTCCGGTACAAGTGGTTTACAGGTTCCTATACCCAAGCGCGATTTTTCGGCAGAATTTCAACATTTAAGCCGGTTAGGTTTTTACGCAACGTTGTTTAATTCTATCGAGATCAATAGTTCGTTTTATAAATTGCCCATAGCCAAAACCGTTGCTAAATGGGCTGCCGAGGTGCCCGATAATTTCAGGTTTACTTATAAATTATGGCGGGAGATAACACACAACAAAAACCTGGCTTTTAAACCCGACGATGTAGAACGATTTATGCAGGCTATTAACAGCGTAGGCAATAAAAAAGGCTGCCTGCTGGTGCAGTTCCCGGCCAGTATACAGGTGAGCAATTTACATGGGTTTGAGCAACTGATTAGCATTATTCGCCTGAATGACCCTGGTAGCGAATGGGCAGTGGCAGTTGAATTCAGACACCGGGGCTGGTACCATGAGGATATTTATGAGCTACTGGGGCAATATAATATGGGCATGGTATTACATGATATGCCTGCATCGGCCAGCCCGTTAATTGCGGTTAACGATCATGTAGTTTACCTGCGGTTCCATGGCCCTGATGGCGGATACCGTGGCAGCTACGCAGATGACTTTTTATATGAGTATGCCCAATACATAAAAGAATGGAAGGCAGAAGGTAAAACAATTTACGCTTATTTTAATAACACCATGGGCGACGCCCTAAGTAATCTGCAATTATTGAATAAGTACGTTTCTGGGCGATAA
- a CDS encoding VOC family protein → MKASHTTIVIHVSDLSSAVSYYTTILGFSPDFEYGDYVGLTYGDVGIHLCGPSHQGVKKLPGNAHFFIYSDDINDYYELISQKGAIISVPIADRLYGLRDFAVDDEDGNTLVFGMEIR, encoded by the coding sequence ATGAAAGCATCACATACAACCATTGTAATCCATGTTTCGGATTTAAGCAGCGCTGTATCTTATTACACCACCATTTTAGGCTTTAGTCCCGATTTTGAATATGGTGATTATGTAGGGCTAACTTATGGCGATGTGGGAATCCATCTGTGTGGGCCATCGCACCAGGGCGTTAAAAAGCTTCCTGGCAATGCCCATTTTTTTATTTATAGTGATGATATTAATGACTACTATGAATTGATATCGCAAAAAGGTGCCATAATATCGGTCCCTATAGCCGACAGGTTATACGGCCTCCGCGATTTTGCCGTTGACGATGAGGACGGCAATACGCTTGTGTTCGGTATGGAAATCCGTTAA
- a CDS encoding outer membrane beta-barrel protein, producing the protein MYKILPLTVLLLFAGVLSRAQNKGTIKGKLIDSLDKKTVEFATIAVLDTRDTTSTLVAYTLSDKEGSFSLHNMPAGVPLKVLITFVAYQPYRKLFTLSKGEVLNLGAISMRPRQLKEVVIKGERMPIVIRKDTIEFDAEAFKTRPNAVVEDLLKKLPGLEVASDGTITVMGKNVTKILVDGREFFVNDPRIASKNLDADMIAKVQVYDDRENDPDHVVPAAQLNKIINLKFKKILKKSLFGKVYGGAGTQDHYQAGGLINLFRDTLQVSLLGVSNNLNSTGFDFNDLYTMGGVNRGGVAFSQGGFGFGRVPAGRQTTTSGGVNINTDYGKKLKVNLSYLYNHNSTAFNTVTNRQQFLADTIATTRSASDNLNTTGKHSLSASVRWKPDQATEVKYDPVINIAQNNSTTGYSSNSFSNFINPINKAVNSNNSSGNNFRFEHALSYNRQLKKQGASVNIEQNLQFNPSRGNGFDNQQLTSYITSFPSYTFMRQDINNNRDNDARIKASYRYPINQKLVIDVSAGLDYSNQLNKVSTYNYNPATGRYDSLLLVQSSDLTRNKWVQNLTPGISYHFPKNITITAHLSAMLQEVNNVFNRNSPDINQHITNLLPSAELSVDNFSAGYSQSVQLPNIGDMIPYTVVFSPLFSVTGNPDLKPTTRDNFNINFNKYNFQNGIIFYISASASFEKNSIFRERTLDAQLVETSTPINRNGRYNYGFSGRFSKRFAKRKDLQFNATSNLTISKNHDFYVLNHQDGYQDSYSINITERFSVNWKDIIEINPEYTVSNVHTVYSGVNFNNQNYIMHNANAHFNVYWPKRMNLEGSYTYLYNPLVPAGFQKNSHLLSLSLARGFLKKDRGEIKLSCYDIFNQNISTTRSVNENSITDVQSQIIKRYFMLTLQFKFNKSVTK; encoded by the coding sequence ATGTATAAAATACTTCCACTAACTGTGTTGTTATTGTTCGCCGGGGTATTATCCCGTGCGCAAAATAAAGGGACCATTAAAGGAAAGCTCATTGATTCGCTGGATAAAAAAACAGTTGAATTTGCTACTATAGCCGTTTTAGATACCCGCGATACTACATCAACTTTGGTGGCCTACACTTTAAGTGATAAGGAAGGCTCTTTTTCTTTACACAATATGCCGGCAGGGGTTCCGCTTAAGGTACTTATCACATTTGTTGCCTATCAGCCTTATCGCAAACTTTTTACACTTTCTAAAGGAGAGGTGCTTAACCTGGGTGCTATTAGTATGCGCCCCAGGCAACTAAAAGAGGTGGTGATTAAAGGCGAACGTATGCCCATTGTAATACGCAAGGATACCATTGAATTTGATGCTGAGGCTTTTAAAACCCGCCCCAACGCCGTGGTGGAAGACCTGCTGAAGAAGCTGCCCGGCCTGGAGGTTGCCAGCGATGGTACTATAACCGTTATGGGCAAAAATGTAACAAAGATATTGGTTGACGGCCGCGAATTTTTTGTTAACGATCCAAGGATAGCATCTAAAAATCTTGATGCTGATATGATAGCCAAAGTGCAGGTTTATGATGATCGCGAAAACGATCCGGATCATGTGGTGCCCGCGGCGCAGCTTAATAAAATAATAAACCTTAAATTTAAAAAGATATTGAAAAAAAGCCTTTTTGGTAAAGTTTACGGCGGTGCAGGCACGCAAGATCATTACCAGGCCGGAGGTCTTATAAACCTGTTCAGGGATACTTTGCAAGTGAGCCTGTTAGGCGTAAGTAACAACCTTAACAGCACCGGGTTTGATTTTAATGACCTGTATACCATGGGCGGCGTAAACAGGGGCGGCGTAGCGTTTTCGCAGGGAGGCTTTGGTTTTGGCAGGGTACCTGCAGGCAGGCAAACAACCACATCGGGAGGGGTAAATATCAATACCGATTACGGAAAAAAACTTAAAGTTAACTTATCATACCTGTACAACCATAATAGTACCGCATTTAATACGGTTACCAACAGGCAGCAGTTTTTAGCTGATACTATTGCCACAACCCGGTCGGCAAGCGACAATCTCAATACCACTGGCAAGCATTCTTTAAGTGCATCAGTACGATGGAAGCCCGACCAAGCCACCGAGGTTAAATACGATCCCGTTATCAACATTGCGCAAAACAATAGCACTACCGGTTATAGCAGCAACAGTTTTAGTAATTTTATTAATCCAATTAACAAGGCTGTTAATAGCAATAACTCGTCAGGAAACAACTTTAGATTTGAGCATGCATTGAGTTATAACCGGCAATTGAAAAAGCAGGGGGCATCTGTTAATATAGAACAGAATCTGCAATTCAATCCAAGCCGGGGCAATGGCTTTGATAACCAGCAGCTAACCTCGTACATCACTTCATTTCCGTCGTACACGTTTATGCGGCAGGATATAAACAATAACAGGGATAATGATGCCCGTATCAAGGCATCGTACCGTTACCCCATAAATCAGAAATTAGTTATTGATGTAAGCGCGGGTTTAGATTACAGTAACCAGTTAAACAAGGTATCAACCTATAATTATAACCCCGCGACAGGCAGGTATGATAGCCTTTTACTGGTGCAAAGCAGCGATTTAACCCGAAACAAATGGGTGCAAAATTTAACGCCGGGTATTAGCTATCACTTTCCGAAGAACATTACCATTACTGCTCATTTATCGGCTATGTTGCAGGAAGTAAATAACGTTTTTAACAGAAATTCGCCTGATATTAATCAGCACATAACCAATTTACTGCCCAGTGCCGAATTGAGCGTCGATAATTTTTCTGCAGGGTACAGCCAGAGTGTTCAGTTGCCCAATATTGGCGATATGATACCCTATACCGTAGTGTTTAGTCCATTATTTTCGGTAACCGGTAATCCGGATCTAAAGCCCACAACCCGCGATAATTTCAATATCAACTTTAATAAATATAATTTCCAAAACGGCATTATTTTTTACATTTCTGCAAGTGCCTCCTTTGAAAAAAACAGCATTTTCAGGGAACGTACGCTTGATGCCCAACTGGTTGAAACAAGTACGCCCATTAACAGGAATGGCAGGTACAACTATGGTTTTAGCGGTAGGTTTAGCAAGCGATTTGCAAAAAGAAAGGATTTGCAGTTTAATGCCACGAGCAATTTAACTATAAGCAAAAACCACGATTTTTATGTGCTGAACCACCAGGATGGTTACCAGGACAGTTATAGTATTAATATAACAGAACGTTTCTCTGTTAATTGGAAAGACATTATAGAGATAAACCCTGAATATACGGTAAGTAATGTTCACACAGTTTACAGCGGGGTAAACTTCAATAATCAAAATTATATTATGCACAACGCCAATGCGCATTTTAATGTTTACTGGCCAAAACGAATGAACCTTGAGGGAAGTTATACCTATTTATATAACCCATTAGTGCCTGCGGGTTTTCAAAAAAACAGTCACCTGCTTAGCCTGAGCCTGGCACGTGGCTTTTTGAAAAAAGATAGGGGCGAGATAAAGTTATCCTGCTACGATATTTTCAACCAAAATATTAGTACTACCAGGTCGGTTAATGAAAATTCGATAACTGATGTTCAGTCACAGATAATCAAAAGATACTTCATGCTTACGCTTCAGTTTAAGTTCAATAAATCAGTCACCAAATAG
- a CDS encoding iron chaperone, whose translation MTTAKPTSIDEYIAGFPDDIQQILQQVRATIRQAAPEAEEKISYAMPAFTLHGNLIYFAGYKSHIGLYPTPAGIDEFKDDLAKYKGAKGSVQFPIDQPMPLDLIARITKFLVKRNLEKAKK comes from the coding sequence ATGACAACAGCCAAACCAACCTCCATCGACGAATACATTGCCGGCTTTCCTGATGATATTCAACAAATTTTACAACAGGTACGTGCCACCATCAGGCAGGCAGCACCGGAGGCCGAAGAAAAAATAAGCTATGCTATGCCTGCCTTTACTTTGCATGGCAACCTTATTTACTTTGCAGGTTATAAAAGCCATATCGGGCTTTATCCAACACCTGCCGGCATAGATGAATTTAAAGACGACCTTGCCAAATACAAAGGAGCAAAAGGTTCTGTTCAGTTTCCCATTGATCAACCGATGCCATTGGACCTGATAGCCAGGATCACCAAGTTCCTGGTAAAGCGAAATTTAGAGAAAGCCAAAAAGTAA
- a CDS encoding alpha/beta fold hydrolase, giving the protein MKTTIIMMAMSVLGFTAQAQKTTNKNAKTIVLVHGAWSDASSWDAVIPLLKAQGEEVINVNLAGHGKDTTSFAGITFQTYVDQVKAAIGTRTNIVLVGHSFGGLVISQVAEEIPAQVKELIFLAAALPHDGDSLLALAKQDPASHIGKSLTIDQEHGAAIIAKDAVADIFAADASQQVQEYIAANIKPEPLAPLAKPVHLTEKNFGSIKKVYIHTVNDHAISYPAQQYMVKASKVAKVYTLQSSHTPFISMPDKLAAILLAESK; this is encoded by the coding sequence ATGAAAACAACAATAATAATGATGGCAATGAGTGTATTAGGTTTTACTGCTCAAGCCCAAAAAACAACCAACAAAAACGCTAAAACTATTGTACTTGTTCACGGAGCCTGGTCTGATGCATCTTCGTGGGATGCCGTGATACCATTGTTAAAAGCCCAGGGCGAAGAGGTGATCAATGTTAACCTTGCAGGTCATGGAAAAGATACCACCTCATTTGCCGGCATCACCTTTCAAACTTATGTCGACCAGGTAAAAGCAGCTATTGGCACCCGCACTAATATTGTTTTGGTTGGGCATAGTTTTGGCGGACTGGTGATTAGCCAGGTTGCCGAAGAAATTCCTGCACAGGTTAAAGAACTGATTTTCCTTGCCGCTGCGCTGCCGCATGATGGCGACAGCCTTTTAGCACTCGCAAAACAAGACCCTGCATCGCACATCGGTAAATCTCTTACCATCGACCAGGAGCACGGCGCGGCTATCATCGCAAAAGATGCCGTAGCCGACATTTTTGCCGCTGATGCATCGCAACAAGTTCAGGAATATATAGCCGCTAACATTAAACCCGAACCTCTGGCACCACTGGCTAAACCGGTACACCTGACTGAAAAGAATTTTGGCAGCATTAAAAAAGTATACATCCATACGGTTAATGACCATGCAATCAGCTACCCAGCACAACAATATATGGTTAAAGCAAGCAAAGTAGCTAAAGTGTATACCCTGCAAAGCAGCCACACGCCATTTATTTCAATGCCGGATAAACTGGCTGCAATACTGCTTGCCGAAAGCAAGTAA
- a CDS encoding Crp/Fnr family transcriptional regulator — MSENQTEIALLRTILGSAGMKPEAFDLSLPYWKLKQYKKGEFYNEYKNVCKHLGFVISGVFRIYRVNNITGEEKNMLFFTDNQFVASYKSFLAQTACDYYTEAMVDSLILYIHIDHLNELYGQSHQWERFGRIVAETAFHEVMVNTEGFLFKTPEDRYREMMEKHPNIFNAVPLYHIASYLGIQGPSLSRIRKRMVGK; from the coding sequence ATGTCAGAAAACCAAACAGAGATAGCATTATTACGAACGATTTTAGGATCTGCCGGGATGAAACCAGAAGCGTTTGACTTATCATTACCCTACTGGAAATTAAAACAATACAAAAAAGGCGAGTTTTATAACGAATATAAAAATGTTTGTAAACATCTCGGGTTCGTTATCAGTGGCGTGTTTAGAATATACCGGGTTAATAACATTACAGGTGAAGAAAAGAATATGCTGTTTTTTACCGATAATCAATTTGTAGCATCTTATAAAAGCTTTTTAGCACAGACGGCCTGTGATTATTATACCGAAGCGATGGTTGATTCGCTTATATTATACATACATATCGATCACCTAAATGAACTTTACGGACAATCGCACCAATGGGAACGGTTTGGAAGGATTGTTGCCGAAACCGCTTTTCATGAAGTTATGGTTAATACGGAAGGATTTTTGTTTAAAACGCCGGAAGACCGTTATCGGGAAATGATGGAAAAACACCCGAATATTTTTAACGCGGTGCCCCTTTATCATATCGCATCTTACCTGGGTATCCAGGGGCCTTCGCTGAGCCGGATCCGTAAAAGAATGGTTGGAAAGTAA